A single bacterium BMS3Abin02 DNA region contains:
- a CDS encoding succinate dehydrogenase/Fumarate reductase transmembrane subunit — MTTTQQGTGRRTPKRYRTFFGEFYGSDVGKKWVMAVTGILFLTYVLAHMIGNLKIFLGANAEGVYHIDEYAEWLRTILQPFLPRTVFLWLFRSVIAAALVLHLHAAYSLTVTNWKARGWGVKPVRYRTPREYLVADYASRTMRWSGVIILIFLAWHLMDLTWGNANPEFVRGAVYDNIVASFSRWPVATFYIIANILLGFHIYHGAWSLFQSLGWNNPRFNPWRRWFATAFALVIVIGNVSIPLAVLTHVVG; from the coding sequence GTGACGACCACCCAACAAGGCACGGGCAGGAGAACGCCCAAACGATACCGGACGTTCTTCGGCGAGTTCTACGGCTCGGATGTCGGGAAGAAGTGGGTCATGGCGGTTACGGGCATTCTCTTCCTGACGTATGTCCTCGCCCACATGATCGGGAACCTGAAGATCTTCCTCGGCGCGAATGCCGAAGGCGTCTACCACATCGACGAGTACGCCGAGTGGCTGCGTACGATCCTTCAGCCGTTCCTCCCCCGCACCGTCTTCCTCTGGCTGTTCCGCAGCGTGATCGCAGCGGCGCTCGTGCTCCATCTCCACGCGGCCTACTCACTGACCGTCACAAACTGGAAGGCGAGAGGATGGGGCGTGAAGCCCGTCCGCTACCGGACACCGAGGGAGTATCTGGTGGCCGACTACGCGTCCAGAACGATGCGCTGGTCGGGCGTGATCATCCTGATCTTCCTCGCCTGGCACTTGATGGACCTGACGTGGGGCAACGCGAACCCTGAGTTCGTACGCGGCGCGGTGTACGACAACATCGTGGCCAGCTTCTCTCGCTGGCCGGTTGCGACGTTCTACATCATCGCCAACATCCTGTTGGGCTTTCACATCTACCACGGCGCATGGAGTCTCTTCCAGAGTCTGGGATGGAACAACCCACGGTTCAACCCATGGCGACGGTGGTTTGCCACGGCGTTCGCCTTGGTAATCGTGATCGGCAACGTCAGCATTCCGCTCGCGGTGCTGACCCATGTGGTCGGGTGA
- the whiB gene encoding transcriptional regulator WhiB, with amino-acid sequence MYRSLIEALTVEDLSWQDYSNCRGGDANLFFPERGASTRKAKAICGACEVRVECLEFAIEQSEKFGIWGGLSERERRRIRKERATKIRRVS; translated from the coding sequence TTGTACAGGAGTCTCATCGAGGCGCTCACCGTCGAGGATCTGTCCTGGCAGGACTATTCGAACTGTAGAGGGGGCGATGCGAACCTGTTCTTCCCCGAGCGTGGCGCGTCGACTCGAAAGGCCAAAGCCATCTGCGGCGCCTGTGAGGTTCGTGTCGAGTGCCTCGAATTCGCCATCGAGCAGAGCGAGAAGTTCGGTATCTGGGGGGGCCTCTCCGAACGTGAGCGGCGGCGCATCCGCAAAGAACGCGCGACCAAGATACGCAGAGTCTCCTGA
- a CDS encoding luciferase-like monooxygenase, protein MRFGVAISGDPDPTFPEDVAGLENAGFASLWFGLDGADWHPIVLASAAAMVTTGAELVVALADPTPVTAKSVGSLDALSGGRSRVLVETAGDAALMRAMLGGDRVNYDGVPFRVVDAPVLPAPVQERVPIWTRAAELAAGVDGWLATCVEAYEALVGTVDQACRDVGSDPALLRRAVLVDGRGERVTSALFAATAGELAQRLHEVDEIVLRLDRRSWRVAGEVLAGMK, encoded by the coding sequence GTGCGCTTCGGCGTCGCGATTTCCGGGGATCCGGATCCGACGTTCCCGGAGGACGTGGCCGGGCTCGAGAACGCCGGTTTCGCAAGTCTCTGGTTCGGGCTCGATGGGGCGGACTGGCATCCGATCGTCCTCGCGTCTGCCGCTGCGATGGTGACCACCGGTGCGGAACTGGTCGTCGCGCTTGCCGACCCGACACCTGTGACCGCCAAGTCCGTCGGGTCTCTCGATGCGCTCAGCGGAGGTAGAAGCCGGGTCCTCGTCGAGACGGCCGGTGATGCTGCACTCATGAGAGCCATGCTCGGTGGCGATCGAGTCAACTATGACGGTGTTCCCTTCCGGGTCGTGGACGCCCCGGTGCTGCCGGCTCCGGTGCAAGAGCGGGTCCCGATCTGGACGCGGGCGGCAGAGCTGGCGGCCGGCGTCGACGGGTGGCTGGCGACATGCGTCGAGGCGTACGAGGCGCTGGTGGGAACGGTCGACCAGGCGTGTCGCGACGTAGGAAGCGACCCTGCGCTGCTGCGGCGAGCCGTGCTGGTCGATGGCCGAGGCGAGAGGGTCACCTCCGCCCTGTTCGCGGCGACAGCGGGTGAGCTGGCGCAGCGGCTGCACGAGGTCGACGAGATCGTCCTTCGGCTGGATCGTCGGTCTTGGCGGGTCGCCGGTGAGGTCCTGGCCGGGATGAAGTAG
- a CDS encoding twin arginine translocase protein A, translating to MFGGRVGGPELIIILVVLLLLFGARKLPDLARSLGASAKEFRRGLDQGASEKPEDESGEEE from the coding sequence ATGTTCGGAGGAAGAGTCGGCGGGCCTGAGTTGATCATCATCCTCGTCGTCCTATTGCTCCTCTTTGGGGCCCGCAAGTTGCCAGACCTCGCTCGTTCACTGGGCGCCTCCGCCAAGGAGTTCCGCCGAGGCCTCGATCAGGGTGCGTCGGAAAAGCCTGAGGACGAATCTGGCGAAGAGGAATAG
- the degP gene encoding periplasmic serine endoprotease DegP precursor has product MSDRTVPRDDDPRVAPPRPPLPPEQPARTAVARGRGVLPAALIGGILGAALAVGALFAIDALPSHETFTASTSTTLPSVAPAQASSPSTAVATIAAKAIPSIVTVEVGDGNGLTDRASASGSGVVYTANGLILTNNHVVEGAGFVRIVLSDGRIYQATVVGADPVTDLAVISIDASDLTPLQLANPSSYQIGDLAIAIGNPLGLYGGPSVTSGIISAFNRELEVTASERLFGLLQTDAPITRGSSGGALLDANGRLIGITTAIGLSDVGAEGLGFAVPVSIVQGVANDLIRDGVVRHAFIGVQVEPAFENIGGAQVPEGARILSFEGDTGIQDTGAEVGDIITAIDGISVIGVRDLIALLRTHRAGQTVTLSLLRDGNPIELDAVLGQRPPDQP; this is encoded by the coding sequence ATGAGTGATCGTACCGTCCCGCGAGACGATGATCCGAGGGTTGCTCCGCCACGACCGCCCCTACCGCCGGAGCAGCCGGCCCGGACTGCTGTCGCGCGCGGGCGCGGGGTCCTTCCGGCGGCGCTCATCGGCGGGATCCTCGGAGCGGCGCTCGCCGTGGGGGCCCTCTTCGCAATCGACGCCCTTCCCTCTCATGAGACGTTCACGGCATCTACCTCGACGACACTCCCCTCGGTCGCGCCGGCCCAGGCATCCTCACCTTCAACGGCCGTCGCAACCATCGCCGCCAAAGCGATTCCCTCGATCGTCACGGTCGAGGTCGGGGACGGCAACGGCCTCACCGATCGCGCCTCCGCAAGCGGCTCAGGGGTCGTATACACGGCCAACGGACTCATCCTGACCAACAACCACGTGGTGGAGGGCGCCGGTTTCGTGAGAATCGTGCTCTCCGACGGCCGTATCTACCAGGCCACCGTCGTCGGAGCGGACCCGGTGACCGACCTGGCGGTGATCTCGATCGATGCGTCCGATCTCACTCCGCTGCAACTGGCGAACCCGTCCAGCTATCAGATCGGTGATCTCGCAATCGCCATCGGCAACCCGCTCGGCCTCTACGGAGGGCCGTCGGTGACCTCAGGCATCATCTCCGCCTTCAATCGCGAGCTGGAAGTCACCGCGAGCGAGAGACTCTTCGGCCTCCTCCAGACGGATGCTCCGATCACCCGCGGGTCCAGCGGCGGCGCTCTTCTCGACGCAAACGGCAGGCTGATCGGTATCACGACCGCCATCGGCCTCAGTGACGTCGGCGCGGAAGGTCTCGGCTTCGCGGTGCCGGTCAGCATCGTGCAGGGCGTCGCGAACGATCTCATCCGTGACGGCGTCGTACGCCACGCGTTCATCGGCGTGCAGGTGGAGCCGGCATTCGAGAACATCGGAGGAGCCCAGGTCCCCGAAGGTGCCCGTATCCTCTCGTTCGAAGGAGACACGGGCATCCAGGACACCGGGGCCGAAGTCGGAGACATCATCACCGCCATCGACGGCATCAGCGTCATAGGTGTCCGCGACCTCATCGCCCTGCTCCGTACACACAGGGCCGGACAGACGGTCACGCTTTCGCTGCTACGCGACGGGAACCCGATCGAACTCGACGCGGTACTCGGTCAACGGCCACCGGACCAGCCATGA
- the moaE1 gene encoding molybdopterin synthase catalytic subunit 1 yields MTGECVRVRVLPDPIDYGELMAFVSSPAAGASVLFVGTVRDHSEGKTGVTHLEYEAYAERVEDAIRTIVEEAADRWDVLGVAVDHRTGVVDLMEASVAVVVSSAHRDQAFEAARYIIDELKIRAPIWKKEFWEGGAEWARGS; encoded by the coding sequence ATGACCGGAGAATGCGTACGAGTGCGGGTCCTGCCCGACCCGATCGACTACGGCGAGCTGATGGCCTTTGTCTCTTCGCCCGCGGCCGGAGCTTCGGTCCTGTTCGTCGGCACCGTTCGGGACCATTCCGAGGGGAAGACGGGCGTCACGCATCTCGAATACGAAGCGTACGCCGAACGGGTCGAGGATGCGATCAGGACGATCGTCGAGGAGGCCGCGGACCGCTGGGATGTGCTCGGAGTCGCCGTCGATCACCGCACGGGTGTCGTCGATCTCATGGAGGCGTCGGTGGCGGTCGTCGTTTCCTCGGCTCACCGAGATCAGGCATTCGAGGCTGCCCGATACATCATCGACGAGCTGAAGATCCGGGCTCCGATCTGGAAGAAGGAGTTCTGGGAGGGCGGGGCGGAGTGGGCGCGCGGATCCTGA
- the purD gene encoding phosphoribosylamine--glycine ligase, with protein MNVLLLGKGGREHAIGWKLSQSPRLRRLISLPGNPGLAQLGDVKTGVDPSDPAGVTAFARSANIDLVVIGPEAPLAAGVADALRTAGVAVFGPDRAAARLETSKSFAKGIMSRAGVPTGSSATFYDTRSALAHLEGIGEPFVVKADGLAAGKGVLVTEDIGEARQWVRACFDGRFGDAGSTVVIEEYLPGEEISVFGLTDGTGVIGLRPARDYKRLHEGGIGPNTGGMGSFTPVEGFDDAWVHGIAESIIRPVLGTLSEDGIGYVGFIYAGLVLTPEGPKVLEFNCRLGDPETQAILPTLDSDLLELIGACIDGNTGDVAPRWSDLAAVNVVLAAAGYPEAPVGGDEITGLDSEQDGTLVFHAGTRDDDGVLVTAGGRVLSVIGLGPDVASARARAYDRVATIGFAGRQYRKDIAG; from the coding sequence ATGAATGTACTGCTCCTCGGCAAAGGCGGCCGTGAACACGCCATCGGTTGGAAGCTGTCGCAGAGTCCTCGCCTGCGCCGACTGATCTCGCTTCCCGGAAACCCGGGTCTCGCTCAGCTCGGTGACGTCAAGACCGGCGTCGACCCTTCTGATCCCGCGGGAGTGACGGCCTTTGCCCGATCGGCGAACATCGACCTCGTCGTCATCGGGCCGGAAGCGCCGCTGGCCGCGGGGGTCGCCGACGCACTCAGAACGGCCGGCGTCGCGGTGTTCGGTCCAGATCGTGCCGCCGCCCGACTGGAGACATCGAAGTCGTTCGCGAAGGGAATCATGAGCAGGGCCGGCGTACCGACCGGATCCTCCGCGACGTTCTACGACACCCGGAGCGCGTTGGCACATCTCGAGGGAATCGGTGAGCCGTTCGTCGTGAAGGCAGACGGCCTGGCAGCCGGAAAGGGTGTCCTTGTGACCGAAGACATCGGCGAAGCCCGGCAGTGGGTCCGAGCCTGTTTCGACGGACGTTTTGGTGATGCCGGCTCAACCGTCGTGATCGAGGAGTACCTGCCGGGCGAGGAGATCAGCGTGTTCGGGCTCACCGATGGCACCGGTGTGATCGGGTTGCGTCCCGCCCGCGACTACAAGCGTCTCCACGAAGGCGGCATCGGTCCGAACACCGGCGGGATGGGCTCGTTCACTCCTGTCGAAGGATTCGACGACGCTTGGGTGCACGGCATCGCCGAGAGCATCATCCGCCCGGTCCTCGGGACCCTGTCGGAAGATGGTATCGGCTATGTCGGATTCATCTACGCAGGGCTGGTTCTGACCCCCGAGGGGCCGAAGGTACTCGAGTTCAACTGCCGGTTGGGAGATCCGGAGACTCAGGCCATCCTGCCGACGCTCGACAGCGACCTGCTCGAACTCATCGGCGCGTGCATCGACGGCAACACCGGCGACGTCGCACCGCGCTGGAGCGACCTGGCCGCCGTCAACGTCGTTCTGGCGGCCGCCGGGTATCCCGAAGCTCCTGTCGGCGGCGACGAGATCACCGGCCTCGATTCCGAGCAGGACGGCACGCTCGTCTTTCACGCCGGGACGCGTGACGACGATGGCGTACTGGTGACCGCCGGGGGCCGGGTACTGAGCGTGATCGGACTCGGACCAGACGTGGCGTCGGCCCGTGCTCGAGCGTACGATCGGGTCGCGACGATCGGTTTTGCCGGTCGTCAGTATCGAAAGGACATTGCCGGATGA
- the purE gene encoding N5-carboxyaminoimidazole ribonucleotide mutase, whose translation MRSVSVLMGSEKDLPVMEKAAETLERFEVPYDLLVMSAHKSLDRVLAHADQARAGGVGVIIAGAGKAAHLAGVVAARTTLPVVGVPLSASLDGLDALLATVQMPTGVPVATVGIDGAANAALLAVAILALDDPALTERLASYREALASGSFKEIHVQ comes from the coding sequence ATGAGAAGCGTTTCCGTACTCATGGGGTCCGAGAAGGATCTTCCGGTGATGGAGAAAGCCGCCGAAACTCTCGAACGTTTCGAAGTTCCGTACGACCTGCTGGTGATGTCCGCGCACAAGAGCCTCGATCGGGTGCTCGCACATGCCGATCAGGCGCGAGCCGGCGGTGTCGGGGTGATCATCGCCGGGGCCGGCAAGGCGGCGCATCTCGCCGGGGTGGTGGCAGCGCGAACGACCCTCCCGGTCGTCGGTGTTCCGCTGAGCGCCTCACTCGACGGACTCGACGCACTGCTGGCGACCGTGCAGATGCCGACCGGAGTGCCGGTGGCGACGGTGGGCATCGACGGCGCAGCCAACGCCGCGCTCCTCGCGGTAGCCATCCTGGCACTCGACGATCCCGCACTCACGGAACGCCTCGCGTCCTACCGTGAGGCCCTGGCTTCGGGGTCCTTCAAGGAGATTCACGTCCAGTAG
- the purC gene encoding phosphoribosylaminoimidazole-succinocarboxamide synthase has product MLALKHVASGKVREIYEVDEERLLFVATDRISAYDVVLPDTIPDKGRVLTGLSLHWFDFLETPNHFLTTDLGGIGLSDDEAAELTGRAMIVRRADVIPMECVVRGYLYGSSWREYRAGGGPTTEHLPAGLQMAQQLPEPLFTPATKAESGHDENLTVAGARELVGDEVYERLRSVAIDLYRRAAVAAAEKGVLLADTKFEFGFVGDELLLVDEVLTPDSSRYWPADKYEIGAVMPSYDKQYVRDWLDSTGWDRTPPAPAMPDDVKAATRSRYIEAFELLTGTAFDRYLR; this is encoded by the coding sequence GTGCTGGCGCTCAAACACGTGGCCTCCGGCAAAGTTCGCGAGATCTATGAAGTCGACGAAGAGCGGTTGCTCTTCGTCGCCACCGATCGCATCTCCGCCTACGATGTCGTGCTTCCCGACACGATTCCCGACAAGGGGCGGGTGCTCACCGGCCTGTCCTTGCACTGGTTCGACTTCCTCGAGACACCCAACCACTTCCTGACCACGGACCTGGGCGGAATCGGTCTCTCCGATGACGAAGCGGCGGAACTCACCGGCAGGGCAATGATCGTTCGCCGCGCCGACGTGATCCCGATGGAGTGCGTGGTGCGCGGGTACCTGTACGGGAGCTCTTGGCGCGAGTATCGGGCCGGGGGAGGGCCGACCACCGAGCATCTTCCCGCCGGCCTGCAGATGGCCCAGCAACTTCCGGAGCCGCTGTTCACGCCCGCGACGAAGGCCGAGAGCGGACATGACGAGAACCTCACCGTTGCGGGTGCGAGGGAGCTGGTCGGCGACGAGGTCTACGAACGACTCCGCAGTGTCGCCATCGACCTGTACCGGCGCGCCGCAGTCGCGGCGGCCGAGAAGGGCGTGCTGCTCGCGGACACCAAGTTCGAGTTCGGCTTCGTCGGAGACGAACTGTTGCTCGTCGACGAAGTCCTGACCCCCGACTCGTCCCGCTACTGGCCGGCCGACAAGTACGAGATCGGAGCCGTGATGCCTTCGTACGACAAGCAGTACGTGCGCGACTGGCTCGACTCGACGGGCTGGGATCGCACTCCGCCTGCCCCGGCGATGCCCGACGACGTCAAGGCTGCCACTCGGTCTCGTTACATCGAAGCCTTCGAGCTGCTTACGGGGACTGCTTTCGACAGGTATCTGCGATGA
- a CDS encoding phosphoribosylformylglycinamidine synthase subunit PurS has translation MKAIVRIRRRESIADPEGSTIRRALGDLGFTDVQAVRVNRTIELDLQGLDREEAISQAREMCDRLLVNPVMEDFDIEIVT, from the coding sequence ATGAAGGCCATCGTGAGGATCCGCAGGCGTGAGAGCATCGCCGATCCTGAGGGCAGCACCATTCGCCGTGCGCTCGGCGACCTTGGATTCACTGATGTGCAAGCCGTCCGTGTCAACCGGACGATCGAACTGGACCTGCAGGGCCTGGATCGAGAGGAGGCCATCTCCCAAGCGCGGGAAATGTGCGATCGACTTCTCGTCAATCCGGTCATGGAAGACTTCGACATCGAGATCGTGACTTGA
- the purQ gene encoding phosphoribosylformylglycinamidine synthase 1, whose amino-acid sequence MNVGIVVFPGTNCEHDVAYAFGLLGAQTEFVWHRETTLDGFDGVVLPGGFAHGDYLRAGAIARFSPVMDAVADAAHSGVPVLGICNGFQMLCEAGLLPGALIANRDLRFICRPVHLRVEATDSVLTRAAKPGQVLHIPLNSYEGSYVPGEEAPRTVLRYCGPDGTIGEASNPNGSFDSIAGITNAAGNVAGLMPHPERAFEDFMLSTDGRVLFESFLSLAEAVHD is encoded by the coding sequence TTGAACGTCGGCATCGTTGTCTTCCCCGGCACGAATTGCGAGCACGATGTTGCCTACGCGTTCGGACTGCTCGGAGCACAGACCGAGTTCGTATGGCATCGAGAGACGACCCTGGACGGCTTCGACGGTGTCGTACTGCCCGGCGGTTTCGCCCACGGCGACTATCTGCGCGCCGGTGCGATCGCACGGTTCTCGCCGGTGATGGACGCCGTGGCAGACGCCGCTCACTCCGGTGTGCCCGTCCTGGGGATCTGCAACGGTTTCCAGATGCTCTGTGAGGCGGGACTGCTTCCCGGGGCGCTGATCGCCAACCGCGATCTACGGTTTATCTGCCGTCCCGTTCACCTGCGGGTCGAGGCGACAGACTCGGTGCTCACCAGAGCGGCCAAGCCCGGGCAGGTGCTGCACATACCGCTGAACTCCTACGAAGGGAGCTACGTCCCCGGTGAAGAGGCTCCCAGGACCGTCCTGCGCTACTGCGGTCCGGACGGAACGATCGGTGAGGCTTCCAATCCCAACGGTTCGTTCGATTCCATCGCAGGAATCACCAATGCCGCAGGCAACGTCGCCGGACTCATGCCGCACCCCGAGCGGGCCTTCGAAGATTTCATGTTGTCCACAGACGGCCGAGTGCTCTTCGAATCATTCCTGAGCCTCGCGGAGGCGGTCCATGACTGA
- the purL gene encoding phosphoribosylformylglycinamidine synthase 2 gives MTDLHRRLGMTDGEFDRVIEILGRPPNDPELAMYSVMWSEHCSYKSSRLHLKDLPTEAPWVVVGPGENAGVVDIGDGWLAALRIESHNHPSFVEPYQGAATGVGGILRDIFTMGARPVGLWNQIRFGELDDPHARYLLGGVVAGIAGYGNAVGVPTLGGEVEFDDSYRGNPLVNVMCLGILREEQLVLGTAGPPGSIAVLLGAATGRDGIGGASVLASTGFDEQAAAKRPAVQVGDPYEEKKLIEACLELYARGLVVGVQDLGAAGLSCAASEPAARAEAGMDLDLDAVHLREPGLTASELLMSESQERMMAFVSPDNVDAVLAVAQRWEIDAAVVGSVRAGNRLRVLHHGRTVADIPASSLSDDAPLLDRPVARPDWLTDLWAHEDQGSDMPLDACLVEMMGHPSLGDPSWIYEQFDHMLFLNTVVGPGLDGSLIRVRGTSKGLAVSTDGNGLTCHLDPRRGAARLVWESALNVAVLGARPMAIVDNLNFGNPENPGVMWQFTETLAGLSEACAALDTPIVGGNVSFYNETDGVDIFPTPIVGMLGLADPMPRVRARGIEPGMSIFVFGPPQSESVAGTAFQKIVLGTHGGRPIPPDVEAGRRSIETAIRIAHTVDGAILHDVARGGVLVTLAELLIPTGFGAAVATPSYPEAFGEDPHRFVCLVPERGAHDVERIAEDIGCPFEAWGVTSASDRLQFDDGSHAPLDRLRDAWTGAIAGRMTGGTHG, from the coding sequence ATGACTGACCTGCACCGGCGTCTCGGTATGACCGACGGGGAGTTCGACCGGGTCATCGAGATCCTCGGACGGCCGCCGAACGATCCCGAACTCGCCATGTACTCGGTGATGTGGTCGGAGCACTGCTCGTACAAATCCTCGCGGCTCCATCTGAAGGACCTGCCGACCGAGGCCCCCTGGGTGGTGGTCGGACCCGGTGAGAACGCGGGAGTGGTCGACATCGGAGACGGCTGGCTGGCGGCGTTGCGGATCGAGAGCCACAACCATCCGTCCTTCGTCGAGCCGTATCAGGGGGCCGCCACCGGCGTGGGGGGGATCCTGCGCGACATCTTCACGATGGGTGCCCGGCCCGTGGGGCTTTGGAACCAGATTCGATTCGGTGAGTTGGACGATCCTCACGCTCGCTATCTGCTCGGTGGTGTGGTTGCAGGCATCGCCGGGTATGGGAACGCGGTCGGTGTGCCCACATTGGGCGGGGAAGTCGAGTTCGACGACAGCTACCGGGGAAACCCGCTGGTCAACGTGATGTGTCTCGGCATCCTACGCGAGGAGCAGCTCGTGCTCGGGACCGCAGGCCCTCCAGGATCGATTGCGGTTCTGCTCGGAGCGGCAACCGGTCGCGACGGGATCGGCGGAGCGTCGGTGCTTGCATCCACCGGTTTCGACGAGCAGGCGGCGGCGAAGCGGCCCGCGGTGCAGGTCGGCGATCCGTACGAGGAGAAGAAACTCATCGAGGCCTGCCTCGAACTGTATGCACGAGGTCTTGTCGTCGGGGTACAGGATCTTGGTGCCGCAGGACTCAGTTGTGCGGCGAGCGAGCCTGCCGCCAGGGCGGAGGCGGGCATGGATCTCGATCTCGACGCCGTCCATCTTCGCGAACCCGGGCTGACCGCCTCCGAGTTGCTCATGTCCGAATCACAGGAACGCATGATGGCCTTCGTGTCGCCGGACAACGTCGATGCGGTGCTTGCCGTCGCCCAACGGTGGGAGATCGACGCTGCCGTGGTCGGGTCGGTGCGTGCAGGCAACCGACTGCGCGTCCTGCATCACGGGCGCACCGTCGCCGACATTCCCGCTTCGAGCCTGTCCGATGACGCACCGCTGCTCGATCGTCCGGTCGCGAGACCGGATTGGCTGACCGATCTGTGGGCACATGAGGATCAGGGATCCGACATGCCGCTCGATGCGTGCCTCGTCGAGATGATGGGCCACCCTTCCCTCGGAGACCCATCGTGGATCTACGAGCAGTTCGATCACATGCTCTTTCTCAACACGGTCGTCGGGCCCGGACTCGACGGTTCGCTCATCCGTGTCCGGGGAACCTCGAAGGGCCTCGCGGTCTCGACCGACGGCAACGGCCTGACCTGCCATCTCGACCCCAGGCGCGGCGCTGCCCGACTGGTCTGGGAGAGTGCGCTCAACGTCGCGGTGCTTGGCGCCCGACCGATGGCGATCGTCGATAACCTCAACTTCGGCAACCCCGAGAACCCGGGCGTGATGTGGCAGTTCACGGAGACGCTTGCCGGTCTTTCGGAGGCGTGTGCGGCGCTGGATACGCCGATCGTCGGTGGCAACGTGTCGTTCTACAACGAGACCGACGGGGTGGACATCTTTCCTACGCCGATCGTCGGCATGCTCGGACTCGCCGATCCGATGCCCCGGGTGCGTGCGAGAGGCATCGAGCCCGGAATGTCGATCTTCGTGTTTGGTCCGCCCCAGAGTGAGAGCGTCGCCGGGACGGCGTTTCAGAAGATCGTCCTTGGCACACATGGCGGCCGTCCGATCCCGCCCGACGTGGAAGCCGGCCGGCGATCGATCGAGACGGCGATCCGAATTGCTCATACGGTCGACGGGGCGATCCTCCATGACGTGGCACGCGGTGGCGTCCTCGTCACGCTCGCAGAGCTGCTCATCCCCACCGGGTTCGGGGCCGCCGTGGCCACGCCGTCCTATCCCGAGGCGTTTGGCGAGGACCCGCACCGTTTCGTGTGTCTCGTACCGGAGCGAGGCGCCCACGACGTGGAGCGCATCGCCGAAGACATCGGATGTCCTTTCGAGGCGTGGGGAGTCACCTCTGCCTCGGATCGTCTGCAGTTCGACGACGGATCGCATGCACCTCTCGACCGGTTGCGTGATGCCTGGACGGGCGCCATCGCAGGAAGGATGACGGGGGGGACCCATGGGTAG